From Borrelia sp. RT5S, the proteins below share one genomic window:
- a CDS encoding tRNA-dihydrouridine synthase produces the protein MNFLNNISRPIMILAPMEDVTDTVFRNLIHLIGNGKDEPDIYFTEFISALGLVSGSRQAMQHVLTKEDELSRPLIAQIWGKNPDDFFNAIKILNELGFWGIDLNMGCPRKKITKKGVCSALIENKTLAYEIVMASKEACLKFGLPLSVKTRHGFFCSEVEDWLGFLLKLGIDMLTVHPRLAINQSDGGIDIDVFGEVVALRDKINPSTLIIGNGDVLSLEQAGQIVRDYSIDGVMYGRGIFKNLNLFKKCSPNFLSNNLDFRLNILKFHVKDFHSTWGLTKDFNKLKKYFKIYFNEVERNSEYFHNIISSANYEELFENLDRVAFREIMLSNE, from the coding sequence ATGAATTTTTTAAACAATATTAGTCGTCCAATTATGATATTGGCTCCAATGGAGGATGTAACAGATACTGTTTTTAGGAATTTGATTCATCTAATAGGAAACGGAAAGGATGAGCCTGATATTTACTTTACTGAATTTATCTCTGCCTTGGGACTTGTAAGTGGTTCTAGACAAGCAATGCAACATGTTTTAACAAAAGAAGATGAACTCAGTAGGCCCTTGATTGCTCAAATTTGGGGCAAGAATCCTGATGACTTTTTTAATGCAATAAAAATACTAAATGAGTTAGGATTTTGGGGAATTGACCTTAATATGGGTTGCCCTAGGAAGAAGATAACTAAAAAGGGAGTATGTTCTGCTTTAATTGAGAATAAAACTCTAGCTTATGAAATAGTTATGGCTAGTAAGGAGGCGTGTTTGAAATTTGGGTTGCCTCTTAGTGTAAAGACGAGACATGGATTTTTTTGTTCTGAAGTTGAGGATTGGTTAGGATTTTTACTGAAATTGGGGATTGATATGTTGACAGTGCACCCAAGGCTTGCTATTAATCAAAGTGATGGGGGCATAGATATTGATGTGTTTGGTGAGGTAGTTGCATTAAGAGATAAAATTAATCCTTCCACATTAATTATTGGAAATGGAGATGTCTTAAGTTTAGAACAAGCAGGTCAAATTGTAAGAGATTATTCTATTGACGGAGTAATGTATGGACGTGGAATTTTTAAGAATTTAAATTTATTTAAAAAATGTTCTCCTAACTTTTTGAGTAACAATTTGGATTTTAGGTTAAATATATTAAAATTTCATGTGAAAGATTTTCATTCTACTTGGGGTCTTACTAAGGATTTTAATAAACTTAAGAAATACTTCAAGATTTATTTTAATGAGGTTGAGAGGAATAGTGAATATTTTCATAATATCATAAGTTCAGCTAATTATGAGGAGCTTTTTGAAAATCTAGATCGAGTTGCTTTTAGGGAGATTATGTTAAGTAATGAGTAG
- the valS gene encoding valine--tRNA ligase has translation MSSNFSKKYDFNIFEDKVYKKWVENEIFKPNGSLNPKFSMVAPPPNVTGVLHMGHALNFILQDILIRYKRMKGNDTLWLFGTDHAGIATQSVFERQLKDLGKNKNDFTREEFIDEIFKLKNKHRQIIVSQIERLGVSYDHSRERFTLDDGFCSAVNKAFMDLYNKGLIYKGEYLVNLDPGSGSVVSDEEVEYREIVGKIYFIKYLLDDNSFIEIATTRPETMFADVAIAVNPADSRYKALIGRDVRIPIVNRRVKIIGDIYVDMEFGSGALKITPAHDPNDFEIAKGHDLPRINILTEKGKLNENVPIEYQGLSVGDARDRIEKDLRDKGLLVDVRSHKHQVGHCHRSGEVIEPYLSNQWFVKMKPLADNALKALEKGEIRFYPKRWENTYKHWLLNIRDWCISRQLVWGHRIPAWYDCKTGEVVVSELDPALSEEYKDRNFTRETDVLDTWFSSWLWPFASLGWPEPSLDFKNYYPTDTLITAYDIIFFWVARMIMAGLEFTGQVPFKDIYITPLLRDKQGRKMSKSLGNGIDPLEIINEYGSDALRFTISFLSVQGQDLNIDTKDFMFGARFVNKLFNASRFILSNLDRRVMPGKLELNDVDKWLLASLNSTIVSLEGALKNYKYNEATRAVYEFFWSDFCDWYIEISKINLNSGDSDIQNMTVLKLIFFLEKSLLLMHPFLPFITEEIYSKLPPSKGTLALANYPEAVSQENFREDFESFNSFKDFIISIRTLRSEFNIVPNIKMNVALRFDNTFKYERYFKRHEYIAKKLINFDLIFYNENYENMIGVANVGFESFADIKGLIDIDKELLRLSKQLDKYEKLKASTLAKLENQNFLSNAPIEIVDIEKLKLEEFDFFTSKISNYINNLGK, from the coding sequence ATGAGTAGTAATTTTTCAAAGAAATATGATTTTAATATTTTTGAAGATAAGGTTTATAAGAAATGGGTAGAAAATGAGATATTTAAACCCAATGGTAGCCTTAATCCCAAATTTAGCATGGTAGCTCCTCCGCCAAACGTTACAGGTGTTCTTCATATGGGCCATGCGCTTAATTTTATCTTGCAGGATATTCTTATTCGCTATAAAAGGATGAAGGGCAATGATACCCTCTGGCTTTTTGGAACAGATCATGCTGGAATTGCGACTCAATCAGTTTTTGAAAGACAGCTTAAAGATCTTGGAAAGAATAAAAATGATTTTACTCGTGAAGAGTTTATTGATGAAATTTTTAAGCTAAAGAATAAGCATAGACAAATAATTGTTAGCCAGATAGAGAGACTTGGAGTTTCCTATGATCATTCCAGGGAAAGGTTCACTCTTGACGATGGGTTTTGTAGTGCTGTTAATAAAGCTTTTATGGATTTATATAATAAAGGGTTGATTTATAAGGGAGAATATCTTGTAAATCTTGATCCTGGTTCTGGAAGCGTTGTTAGTGATGAAGAGGTTGAATATAGAGAGATTGTTGGGAAAATTTATTTCATTAAGTATTTGCTAGATGATAATAGTTTTATTGAGATTGCAACCACTAGGCCTGAGACTATGTTTGCAGATGTGGCTATTGCCGTTAATCCTGCTGATAGTAGATATAAAGCCCTAATTGGTAGAGATGTTAGAATTCCTATTGTAAATAGAAGAGTTAAGATAATAGGGGATATCTATGTTGATATGGAATTTGGCAGTGGTGCTTTAAAGATAACTCCTGCGCATGATCCTAATGATTTTGAAATTGCGAAAGGACATGATCTTCCCAGAATAAACATTTTAACTGAGAAAGGCAAACTCAATGAAAATGTTCCTATTGAATATCAGGGGTTAAGCGTAGGTGATGCAAGAGATAGGATAGAAAAAGATTTAAGAGATAAAGGGCTATTAGTAGATGTTAGGAGTCATAAACACCAAGTTGGGCATTGTCATAGATCTGGGGAGGTAATTGAGCCTTATTTATCAAACCAGTGGTTTGTTAAAATGAAACCTCTGGCAGATAATGCTTTAAAGGCATTAGAAAAGGGTGAAATTAGATTTTATCCTAAAAGGTGGGAAAATACATATAAGCATTGGTTGTTAAATATTAGGGATTGGTGTATTTCTAGGCAGTTAGTTTGGGGTCATAGAATCCCTGCTTGGTATGATTGTAAGACAGGGGAGGTTGTTGTCAGCGAACTTGATCCAGCATTAAGCGAAGAGTATAAAGATAGGAACTTTACCAGAGAAACAGATGTATTAGATACTTGGTTTTCTTCATGGTTGTGGCCATTTGCTTCGCTTGGATGGCCTGAGCCTAGCCTTGATTTTAAGAATTATTATCCCACAGACACTTTAATTACTGCTTATGACATAATATTTTTTTGGGTTGCAAGGATGATTATGGCAGGGCTTGAGTTTACAGGTCAAGTTCCCTTTAAAGATATATATATAACGCCTCTTTTAAGAGACAAACAGGGCAGAAAGATGTCAAAATCTTTGGGTAATGGAATAGATCCTCTTGAAATTATCAATGAATACGGGAGTGATGCTTTGCGTTTTACCATTTCATTCTTATCTGTGCAAGGCCAGGATTTAAATATTGATACTAAAGATTTTATGTTTGGTGCTAGATTTGTAAATAAATTGTTTAACGCATCTAGATTCATTTTATCAAATTTAGATAGAAGGGTTATGCCAGGCAAATTAGAATTAAATGATGTTGATAAGTGGCTGCTTGCAAGTTTAAATTCCACTATTGTTTCTCTAGAAGGGGCACTTAAAAATTATAAGTATAATGAGGCCACTAGGGCGGTATATGAATTCTTTTGGAGTGATTTTTGTGATTGGTATATTGAAATTAGTAAAATTAATTTAAACAGTGGGGATAGTGATATTCAAAATATGACTGTTCTTAAGTTGATTTTTTTCCTTGAAAAATCTTTACTTTTAATGCATCCCTTCCTGCCTTTTATTACTGAGGAAATTTATTCCAAACTGCCACCTTCAAAGGGTACATTAGCTTTAGCAAATTATCCAGAGGCTGTAAGTCAGGAAAATTTTAGAGAGGATTTTGAAAGTTTTAATTCATTTAAGGATTTCATTATATCTATTAGAACTCTTAGAAGTGAATTTAATATAGTACCAAATATTAAGATGAATGTTGCCTTAAGGTTTGATAATACTTTCAAATATGAGAGATATTTTAAGAGACATGAGTATATCGCAAAGAAGCTTATTAATTTTGATTTAATTTTTTACAACGAGAATTATGAAAATATGATAGGTGTAGCTAATGTTGGCTTTGAAAGTTTTGCAGACATTAAGGGTTTAATAGATATCGATAAAGAACTTTTAAGGCTTTCTAAGCAATTGGATAAGTACGAGAAGCTTAAGGCTTCAACTTTAGCGAAGCTTGAAAATCAAAATTTCTTATCAAATGCACCCATCGAGATTGTTGATATTGAAAAATTAAAATTGGAAGAATTTGATTTTTTTACTTCAAAAATTAGTAATTATATTAACAACTTGGGTAAGTAG
- the mnmD gene encoding tRNA (5-methylaminomethyl-2-thiouridine)(34)-methyltransferase MnmD: MTGLIFRGQTLYSSRFDDVYYHPQCGLEESVHVFIKGCGLDKELVGLEAANIGELGFGTGLNFIALLKFLRENSIKARINYYSVEKFPLKKEKIEQVSKFFGKELDYFRVLLKKYPDLPKRNIKVKVTDNVSLKILVGDASERLKEIPCGVDYWFLDGFSPNKNPKMWNREIFTLISQKSKIGTKLSTFSSARIVKDGLKFADFDYSKVKGFNNKRHMIKAQKKEKKWGKI, translated from the coding sequence ATGACTGGGTTGATTTTTAGAGGTCAGACCCTGTATTCGAGTAGGTTTGATGACGTTTATTATCATCCTCAGTGCGGTCTTGAGGAGAGCGTTCATGTGTTCATCAAGGGTTGTGGCTTGGACAAGGAGCTCGTGGGTTTAGAGGCTGCAAATATTGGGGAGTTGGGTTTTGGGACGGGACTTAATTTCATAGCGCTTTTAAAGTTCTTAAGGGAAAATTCAATAAAGGCAAGAATTAATTACTATTCGGTCGAAAAGTTTCCGCTAAAGAAGGAGAAAATTGAGCAAGTATCTAAATTCTTTGGTAAGGAGTTAGATTATTTTAGGGTGTTACTCAAAAAATATCCGGATCTGCCTAAAAGGAATATAAAGGTAAAAGTAACGGACAATGTTAGTTTGAAGATACTGGTTGGAGACGCTAGTGAGAGACTTAAAGAAATTCCTTGTGGTGTAGACTACTGGTTCTTGGACGGATTTAGCCCAAACAAAAACCCAAAAATGTGGAATAGGGAAATATTCACTTTAATTTCACAAAAAAGCAAAATTGGAACAAAACTTTCGACATTCTCTTCAGCTAGAATTGTAAAAGATGGTTTAAAATTTGCAGATTTTGATTATTCTAAAGTAAAGGGATTTAATAATAAAAGACATATGATAAAGGCACAAAAAAAGGAAAAGAAGTGGGGTAAGATTTAA
- the groES gene encoding co-chaperone GroES: MKNIKPLADRVLIKIKEAESKTISGLYIPENAKEKTNVGTVMAVGSNKEEITVKVGDVVLYEKYAGAAVKIEDREHLILKAKEVVAIIEE; encoded by the coding sequence ATGAAAAATATTAAACCTTTGGCTGATAGAGTGTTGATCAAGATAAAGGAAGCTGAGAGTAAGACGATTTCGGGGTTATACATACCGGAGAATGCGAAAGAGAAGACAAATGTTGGGACTGTTATGGCTGTTGGTTCTAATAAAGAGGAGATTACTGTTAAGGTTGGTGATGTTGTGCTTTATGAGAAGTACGCTGGAGCTGCTGTGAAGATTGAGGACAGGGAACATCTGATTCTAAAGGCAAAAGAGGTTGTGGCTATTATAGAGGAGTAA
- a CDS encoding ABC-F family ATP-binding cassette domain-containing protein yields the protein MITVSNLEVAFGERILFKDVNIKFSPGNCYGIIGANGAGKSTFLKVLGGDIEANKGDIFIPRGQRMAVLEQNQFSYDDFKVIDTVIMGHKKLYDVQKEKDEIYEKADFSEEDGIRAGELEAEFAELGGYEAESEAAVLLKGLGIDEAVHGSSMRDIEGAVKVRVLLAQALFGDPDILLLDEPTNNLDIQSIKWLEEFLINFENTVIVVSHDRHFLNQVCTHIVDIDYGKIQVYLGNYDFWYETSQILNKQLKDAKKRSEEKIAELKTFIQRFSSNASKSRQATSRKKLIEKIKIEDLKPSSRKFPYVNFKSERELGKNVLAIKNLTREFEGRHILDKFNIVVEPGQKVVFLGNPISASFLFDIISNEDGDYKGHYEWGSTVKLAYFNKDNEKYFKLDLSLVDWLRQYSREQDETYIRGFLGRMLFSQDEALKKVSVLSGGEKVRCMLSKIMLSGANVLLLDQPTNHLDLEAITSLNTGLQEFRGVVLFTSHDHQFIDTIANRIIEFTPNGIIDRHMTFAEYVDDSNVKELRNKLCEGQASLKL from the coding sequence TTGATAACGGTAAGTAATTTAGAAGTTGCGTTTGGGGAGAGGATTTTATTTAAAGATGTAAATATTAAATTTTCTCCTGGGAATTGTTACGGAATAATTGGAGCTAATGGGGCAGGAAAGAGTACTTTTTTGAAAGTTTTAGGGGGAGATATTGAGGCTAATAAGGGTGATATTTTTATCCCTAGGGGCCAAAGAATGGCTGTTCTCGAGCAAAATCAGTTTTCATATGATGATTTTAAGGTAATCGATACTGTGATTATGGGACACAAGAAGCTCTATGATGTTCAAAAGGAGAAGGATGAGATATATGAAAAGGCTGATTTTAGCGAAGAGGATGGCATTAGGGCAGGGGAACTTGAGGCCGAATTTGCTGAGCTTGGTGGTTATGAGGCTGAATCTGAGGCGGCGGTTCTCCTTAAGGGATTGGGTATAGACGAAGCAGTTCATGGTAGCTCAATGAGAGATATTGAGGGAGCAGTAAAAGTGAGGGTGCTCTTAGCGCAAGCTCTTTTTGGAGATCCTGACATATTGCTTCTTGATGAGCCTACTAATAATCTTGATATTCAGTCGATTAAGTGGTTAGAAGAGTTTTTAATCAACTTTGAAAATACTGTCATTGTTGTATCGCATGATAGGCATTTTTTAAATCAGGTATGTACTCATATTGTTGATATTGATTATGGAAAAATTCAAGTTTATCTTGGTAATTATGATTTTTGGTATGAGACTAGTCAAATTTTGAATAAACAATTAAAAGATGCTAAGAAAAGGTCTGAGGAAAAAATTGCGGAGCTTAAAACTTTTATTCAGAGATTTTCAAGTAATGCGTCGAAGTCTAGGCAAGCGACTTCAAGAAAAAAGTTAATTGAGAAGATTAAAATCGAAGATTTAAAACCCTCTTCTAGAAAATTTCCTTATGTTAATTTTAAAAGTGAGAGGGAACTTGGGAAAAATGTTCTTGCAATTAAAAATTTGACTAGAGAATTTGAAGGGCGACATATTCTAGATAAGTTTAATATTGTGGTGGAACCTGGGCAAAAGGTTGTGTTTTTGGGTAATCCAATTTCGGCAAGTTTTCTTTTTGACATAATTAGTAATGAAGATGGAGATTATAAGGGTCATTACGAATGGGGTTCTACAGTTAAACTTGCCTATTTTAATAAGGACAATGAGAAATATTTTAAACTGGATTTAAGTCTGGTTGATTGGCTGAGGCAGTATTCAAGGGAACAGGATGAAACCTACATTAGGGGATTTTTAGGAAGAATGCTTTTCAGTCAAGATGAAGCTTTGAAAAAAGTTAGTGTACTCTCAGGAGGCGAAAAGGTTAGATGTATGCTTTCAAAAATAATGCTTAGTGGGGCTAATGTATTATTGCTAGATCAACCAACTAATCATTTAGATCTTGAAGCTATTACATCTTTGAATACGGGACTCCAAGAATTTAGGGGAGTTGTATTGTTTACGTCACATGACCATCAGTTTATTGACACTATTGCTAATAGGATTATTGAATTTACGCCAAATGGAATAATTGATCGGCACATGACCTTTGCAGAATACGTTGATGACTCTAATGTTAAAGAATTGAGAAATAAGCTTTGCGAAGGGCAGGCTAGTTTAAAACTTTAA
- a CDS encoding PQQ-like beta-propeller repeat protein: MNKSFCVFAFFVSCFPLLADVDLYFQRALTGKVVASPILDEKRNAITVLTKDKWLITYSMSLKKKYSYRVDRTPYPFLLKDFDNGYYVITLRNEVQKIRRGRLVWKHRLSARPIKAPSIGNGYILIPQGDSKVVALGLGDGRKVFEINTEGKASTPAVALENGNFYIANENCMMFAFNSLGEIIWSVPLKSYPNVFMINTNDEIIVGHQSGDVVLYGSNAGAVLGTLNLGHPIDFLFEKFNGEYVAVSNVGVLFNLTRALGLRFTKNLSFSIKEAVLYNNRNLFIAVSPNGVVSLDEHFRPVDRYDNIGEVSGLSANFGVIAAGGLNWVLTTYYYEYKDELDVSVWNHPLGNRYHQNRIAFKVRSLADDDEVYLSLNEMLNVEYSRSAYNKFINTLDFLAGRHGGFPKKYLDLYRKAFNKWLSPKGGVDRIAQRGELYRYFIYVNDESSIKSLINTAIEEKDINNIIEVLKSISKFEYYHEQYSLIYNYLQYVILNYQGSLDIAYVVLLNLRKIILNSTEDDLKIYRDRCLILLKFIKRQNFSGKINKYINEIMGAL, encoded by the coding sequence TTGAATAAGAGTTTTTGTGTCTTTGCTTTTTTTGTCTCTTGCTTTCCTCTCTTAGCGGATGTTGATCTTTATTTTCAGAGAGCTCTAACAGGGAAAGTGGTGGCAAGCCCTATCTTGGATGAGAAGCGTAATGCGATTACGGTATTGACCAAAGACAAGTGGTTAATTACTTACAGCATGTCCTTGAAAAAAAAGTATTCTTACAGGGTAGACAGAACTCCTTATCCCTTTCTTTTAAAGGATTTTGATAATGGGTATTATGTTATTACATTACGTAATGAAGTTCAAAAGATCAGAAGGGGTAGGCTTGTTTGGAAACACAGACTAAGTGCTCGTCCTATAAAAGCTCCCTCAATTGGGAATGGCTATATTTTAATTCCTCAAGGTGATTCAAAGGTTGTTGCTCTAGGACTTGGAGATGGTCGGAAAGTTTTTGAAATCAATACAGAAGGGAAAGCATCAACTCCAGCTGTTGCTCTTGAGAATGGTAATTTCTACATTGCAAATGAAAATTGCATGATGTTTGCTTTCAATTCTCTGGGGGAGATCATTTGGAGTGTTCCTCTTAAATCCTATCCCAATGTATTTATGATAAATACTAATGATGAGATTATTGTGGGACATCAATCTGGTGATGTTGTGCTTTATGGTAGTAATGCTGGAGCGGTTTTAGGTACTCTCAATTTAGGTCATCCTATTGATTTTTTGTTTGAAAAATTTAATGGAGAATATGTTGCAGTATCTAATGTTGGGGTTTTGTTTAATTTAACTAGAGCTCTTGGGCTTAGATTCACTAAAAATTTAAGCTTTAGTATTAAGGAAGCTGTCCTTTATAATAATCGGAACCTTTTTATTGCTGTGAGTCCGAATGGAGTTGTATCACTTGATGAGCATTTCAGGCCAGTAGATAGATATGATAATATTGGAGAGGTGTCAGGACTTAGTGCTAATTTTGGAGTAATTGCTGCAGGTGGGCTTAATTGGGTATTGACTACTTATTATTATGAATATAAGGATGAACTTGATGTTAGTGTTTGGAATCATCCATTGGGGAATAGATATCATCAAAATAGAATAGCATTCAAAGTGAGATCTTTAGCGGACGATGATGAGGTTTATTTATCTCTTAACGAAATGCTAAATGTTGAATACAGCAGGAGTGCTTATAATAAGTTTATCAATACTCTAGACTTTCTGGCAGGCAGGCATGGTGGTTTTCCAAAAAAATATTTAGATTTGTACAGGAAAGCCTTTAATAAATGGCTTTCTCCCAAGGGTGGGGTCGATAGGATAGCACAAAGGGGAGAACTTTATAGGTATTTTATCTATGTTAACGATGAATCTTCAATTAAGAGTCTTATAAATACAGCGATTGAAGAGAAGGATATTAACAACATAATTGAAGTGCTTAAAAGTATTTCTAAATTTGAATACTATCATGAGCAGTATTCACTTATATACAATTATTTGCAATATGTTATATTAAATTACCAGGGAAGCTTGGATATAGCATATGTTGTTCTTTTGAATTTGAGAAAGATAATTTTAAACTCTACAGAGGATGACCTTAAAATTTATAGGGATAGGTGTTTGATCTTGTTGAAGTTTATAAAACGGCAGAATTTTTCTGGGAAGATTAATAAATACATTAACGAGATTATGGGAGCTCTTTGA
- a CDS encoding P83/100 family protein has translation MKRIWVIFVSFFVFLNFFALHAREVDRQRLKDFVDMDLEFVNYRGSYDSTDTYEQIVGIGEFLARNLINDKSNYYNKYYVNRYVDEGDERSSSDVFLIGDRSALDSVLNLRRVLMGYLMGAFSYSRDSAELLAKAITIYNAVYRGDLDYYGDSYVQPALKDATKDNVGLSRVYSQWAGKTRIFIPLRRDILSGNVGSEVDLDRIVTERVIASLLNENESGGTDFARDITDIQDEIRDIDQERVDIESESLKSIEEELNETIEDLREQLEKATSEDEKGRIQEQIKDKRNERDALEKRGSGLKDSQEKLDEGQDKLDAQRDTVKERLQEDIDDENKDKDLPKPGDIGSPKVDEKEELNETIEDLREQLEKATSEDEKGRIQEQIKDKRNERDALEKRGSGLKDSQEKLDEGQDKLDAQRDTVKERLQEDIDDENKDKDLPKPGDIGSPKVDEKDNELKEEARGSSRENGSATGKSDVKKLTNSEMQSRGQTALDQSPGGRSEHKSVFLEVLDPSTNLGVLQFIDSDGNKLEESSQHGIRRYGVYERADDLVVIKLCSGIAKLQLINKAEDLKVESESQFELSRDSSLFVDAKMILVVVKDNNVWKLAKFSSKDLNDFILSEDEVLPFTSFTVSNEFVYLQDAVGKVTALDLGTLKRVP, from the coding sequence ATGAAAAGAATATGGGTAATATTTGTTTCTTTTTTTGTTTTCTTAAATTTTTTTGCTCTTCATGCTAGAGAGGTCGATAGGCAGAGATTAAAGGACTTTGTTGATATGGATCTTGAATTTGTGAATTATCGAGGTTCTTATGACAGCACGGATACATACGAACAGATTGTAGGGATTGGTGAGTTTTTAGCTAGAAATTTAATTAATGATAAATCTAACTATTATAACAAGTATTATGTTAATAGGTATGTTGACGAAGGGGATGAGAGGAGTAGTTCTGATGTTTTTCTTATTGGTGATAGATCTGCTCTTGATAGTGTGCTAAACCTTAGAAGAGTACTTATGGGATATTTAATGGGAGCTTTTAGTTACAGCCGAGATAGTGCAGAATTATTGGCTAAAGCTATTACGATATACAATGCTGTTTATCGAGGGGATCTGGATTATTATGGTGATTCTTATGTACAGCCTGCACTTAAAGATGCAACTAAAGATAATGTAGGGCTTTCAAGAGTTTATAGTCAATGGGCTGGAAAGACTCGTATTTTTATTCCCCTTAGAAGGGATATTTTGTCCGGAAATGTTGGATCAGAGGTTGATCTTGACAGGATAGTTACAGAAAGGGTAATAGCGTCTCTTTTAAATGAAAATGAGAGTGGCGGGACAGATTTTGCAAGGGATATTACTGATATTCAGGATGAAATTCGGGATATAGATCAAGAAAGGGTTGATATTGAGTCTGAGTCCTTAAAGAGCATTGAGGAAGAATTGAATGAAACTATAGAAGATTTAAGGGAGCAGTTAGAGAAGGCTACCAGTGAGGATGAGAAGGGTAGGATACAGGAGCAGATTAAAGATAAGAGAAATGAGAGAGATGCTTTGGAGAAGAGAGGGAGTGGGCTTAAGGATTCTCAGGAGAAATTAGATGAAGGACAAGATAAGTTGGATGCGCAGCGAGATACGGTGAAGGAGAGATTACAGGAGGATATTGATGATGAGAATAAGGATAAGGATTTACCAAAGCCAGGAGATATAGGCTCCCCTAAGGTGGATGAGAAGGAAGAATTGAATGAAACTATAGAAGATTTAAGGGAGCAGTTAGAGAAGGCTACCAGTGAGGATGAGAAGGGTAGGATACAGGAGCAGATTAAAGATAAGAGAAATGAGAGAGATGCTTTGGAGAAGAGAGGGAGTGGGCTTAAGGATTCTCAGGAGAAATTAGATGAAGGACAAGATAAGTTGGATGCGCAGCGAGATACGGTGAAGGAGAGATTACAGGAGGATATTGATGATGAGAATAAGGATAAGGATTTACCAAAGCCAGGAGATATAGGCTCCCCTAAGGTGGATGAGAAGGATAACGAACTGAAAGAGGAGGCTAGGGGTAGTAGTAGGGAGAATGGTAGTGCTACGGGTAAATCAGATGTAAAAAAATTGACAAATTCTGAAATGCAGTCTAGAGGACAGACTGCATTAGATCAATCACCTGGTGGGAGATCTGAGCATAAGTCTGTTTTCCTAGAAGTGCTTGATCCAAGTACGAATTTGGGGGTGTTGCAATTTATTGATTCTGATGGGAATAAATTAGAGGAGTCCTCTCAGCATGGAATTAGGCGGTATGGGGTTTATGAGAGAGCAGATGATTTAGTGGTGATAAAGCTCTGTTCAGGTATTGCAAAGCTTCAACTGATTAATAAGGCAGAAGATTTAAAAGTTGAATCTGAATCACAATTCGAGTTAAGTAGAGATTCTTCTCTTTTTGTGGATGCAAAAATGATTCTGGTGGTCGTTAAAGACAATAATGTTTGGAAATTAGCAAAGTTTTCCTCAAAGGATCTGAATGATTTCATACTCTCAGAAGATGAAGTCCTGCCATTTACAAGCTTTACTGTTAGTAACGAATTTGTTTACCTGCAAGACGCTGTCGGGAAAGTCACAGCATTAGATCTAGGGACTCTTAAAAGAGTTCCTTAA
- the nth gene encoding endonuclease III, with translation MFYNSYMINIDLIVNETLSRYPDVKPFLNFNNNYELLVMVILSARTTDNMVNKIAPSLFKRYGDFESLADANLMEVKKLIYSLGFYTNKSRNIINCARILLKNFKGVIPDNILDLISLPGVGRKTANVILGVVYNQPVIIVDTHFSRVITRHGITLEKTPLKIELDLKNKISSDKQYRFSMAINKHGRDICTSRAKDCRNCFLEKFSPRLF, from the coding sequence ATGTTTTATAATTCTTATATGATTAATATTGATTTAATTGTAAATGAGACTTTATCTAGATATCCGGATGTTAAACCTTTTTTAAATTTTAACAATAATTATGAACTTTTAGTAATGGTGATTTTAAGCGCAAGAACAACCGATAATATGGTCAATAAAATTGCGCCCAGTCTTTTTAAAAGATATGGGGATTTTGAGAGTTTGGCTGATGCCAATTTAATGGAAGTGAAGAAATTAATTTATAGTTTGGGATTTTATACAAACAAATCTAGGAACATCATAAATTGTGCACGAATTCTTTTAAAGAATTTCAAAGGTGTAATTCCGGATAATATTTTAGATCTTATATCTCTTCCAGGAGTAGGCAGGAAGACAGCTAATGTTATTCTTGGAGTTGTTTATAACCAACCTGTAATAATCGTAGATACTCATTTTAGCAGGGTTATAACAAGGCATGGCATTACCCTTGAGAAGACGCCCCTAAAAATTGAGTTAGATTTAAAGAATAAAATATCGTCTGATAAGCAATACAGATTCTCCATGGCCATCAATAAACACGGAAGGGATATTTGTACATCTCGAGCCAAAGACTGCAGGAATTGCTTCCTAGAAAAGTTTTCACCAAGACTTTTCTAA